In Hippoglossus stenolepis isolate QCI-W04-F060 chromosome 21, HSTE1.2, whole genome shotgun sequence, one DNA window encodes the following:
- the fads6 gene encoding fatty acid desaturase 6: MQNVPEEWREGGDERMMRELVVKRRGGPESSGGMKGEEGRKSAGGEETLMMELTRMVQQMVKESSWWERRGVDCCVLAAAFLCLPPAFLLLSSSQILWFVAGGLLMGVAHAVLTIKGTHLASHGALSESQAWAKFWAVFFIEICGSFSAQAGVHGHIKMHHAHTNVIGLGDSSVWKVPFLSRSLYLFVAPLSFPIITPLVALAHIKGHSLVLIGRTMLMISLGLYSQYWLLIHVSGFQSAHGALLCMLVCRAMFSVPYIHVNIFQHIGLSMFSPTHRPKRIYQMTHGVLNLPRNPVLDWIFGHSLINCHVEHHLFPFLSDNMCLKVKPVVSKYLSEKQLPYQQDTYFSRLSIFFHRYQELMVFAPRITELVGVQ, encoded by the exons ATGCAGAATGTACCGGAGGAGTGGAGGGAAGGTGGGGATGAGAGGATGATGAGGGAGCTGGtggtgaagaggagagggggtcCGGAGAGCAGCGGGGGGatgaagggagaggaggggaggaagagcgCAGGTGGAGAAGAGACTCTGATGATGGAGCTGACGAGGATGGTGCAGCAGATGGTGAAGGAGAGCAGCtggtgggagaggaggggggtggaCTGCTGCGTCCTGGCAGCGGCGTTCCTCTGTCTGCCGCCCG ccttcctgctgctgtcctcCTCTCAGATCCTGTGGTTCGTGGCGGGCGGGCTGCTGATGGGTGTCGCTCACGCTGTCCTCACCATCAAAGGGACGCATCTGGCGAGCCACGGGGCGCTGAGCGAGTCGCAGGCCTGGGCGAAGTTCTGGGCCGTCTTCTTCATCGAG ATCTGTGGCTCGTTCTCGGCTCAGGCCGGCGTGCATGGACACATTAAGATGCATCACGCTCACACTAACGTCATCGGACTCGGGGACTCCAGCGTCTGGAAGGTTCCCTTCCTGTCCCGCTCCCTCTACCTGTTCGTGGCGCCGCTGTCCTTCCCCATCATCACGCCACTCGTTGCACTCG CTCACATCAAAGGTCACTCGTTGGTGCTGATCGGCAGAACCATGCTGATGATCTCACTGGGCCTGTATTCCCAGTACTGGCTGCTGATCCACGTCTCCGGGTTCCAGTCGGCTCACGGCGCCCTGCTGTGCATGCTCGTCTGCAGAGCCATGTTCTCTGTGCCCTACATACACGTCAACATCTTCCAG CACATCGGCCTCTCCATGTTCTCTCCGACCCATCGACCCAAGAGGATCTACCAGATGACCCACGGCGTCTTGAACCTGCCTCGTAACCCTGTGCTGGACTGGATCTTTGGACACTCTCTTATCAACTGCCACGTGGAGCACCACCTCTTCCCCTTTCTGTCCGATAACATGTGTCTGAAG GTGAAACCCGTCGTGTCCAAGTATCTGAGCGAGAAGCAGCTTCCGTACCAGCAGGACACTTACTTCTCCCGCCTCAGCATCTTCTTCCACAGGTACCAGGAGCTGATGGTGTTTGCTCCTCGCATCACGGAGCTGGTGGGGGTGCAGtga
- the trim16 gene encoding tripartite motif-containing protein 16 has translation MADTAAPTSTQQPAAACGPPACGSCLGDKSKGCPQCLKSPDKPQPAEGLKQNGTEAETQVSKEETPDTKTAEETKIQDDLKESEVPKKLEEEKKEAQSDEEKKNEAKEEVKEEEAKEEPLGPDDVVCDSCIESPCRALKSCLTCLVSYCEAHLRPHLENPKFQNHRLVEPLRDIERRTCESHKWPLEIFCCADSCCICQDCVTEDHTGHNTVPVVEARKRIEGELKEKQTEMVKTVTAAENAINKLQLNTVSIEQSVTEVRAVIESQFEELQAVMERAKREVTEILEGEEKQALKQAEGIRVHLEQRCTDLKKTQAQVEKISKNKNDVDFLQEYSEWKKEAPDISLPGVYIGLMDRLNSFSRVIVDSTRELCAKLVSSYIEKVKETCNNDHLGIKTTVHAIISSKENKSIPDPKKHADFLKYAAHVSFEAVTAHKFLRLTEENRKVTNTTPWQHPYPDAPERFENWRQVLATESFYMGRHYFEVDISGEGTHVGLTYKSIDRKGSESNSCITGNNFSWCLQWNAKTFSAWHSGVETPLNVEKFTRIGVYVDYTRGLLAFYGVEDTMTLIHEYKAEFLEPLYPAFWLSKKENIVALVAPGEPLRLKSPSPPTSPLNTSTVS, from the exons ATGGCAGATACAGCAGCTCCCACCTCCACACAGCAGCCGGCGGCGGCCTGTGGCCCCCCCGCCTGCGGCTCCTGCCTCGGGGACAAAAGTAAAGGATGTCCACAGTGTCTGAAGAGTCCAGACAAGCCTCAGCCGGCTGAGGGTCTCAAGCAGAACGGAACAGAGGCTGAGACTCAGGTGAGCAAAGAGGAAACTCCAGACACCAAGACAGCAGAGGAGACCAAGATCCAAGACGACCTGAAGGAGTCCGAGGTCCCcaagaagctggaggaggagaagaaagaagctCAGTCcgatgaggagaagaagaatgaagctaaagaggaggtgaaggaagaggaggccaaGGAGGAACCTCTGGGCCCCGACGACGTGGTGTGCGACTCCTGCATCGAGAGCCCCTGCAGGGCCCTGAAGTCCTGCCTCACCTGCCTGGTGTCGTACTGTGAGGCTCACCTCCGGCCTCACCTGGAGAACCCCAAGTTCCAGAACCACCGGCTGGTGGAGCCGCTCAGGGACATCGAGAGGAGGACCTGCGAGAGCCACAAGTGGCCCCTGGAGATCTTCTGCTGCGCTGACTCCTGCTGCATCTGCCAGGACTGTGTGACCGAAGACCACACGGGCCACAACACCGTCCCCGTGGTGGAGGCTCGCAAGCGGATAGAG GGGGAACTGAAGGAGAAGCAGACGGAGATGGTGAAGACGGTGACGGCTGCAGAGAACGCCATCAACAAGCTGCAGCTAAACACAGTCTCCATAGAG CAATCGGTGACGGAGGTGCGAGCCGTGATCGAGAGCCAGTTCGAGGAGCTGCAGGCGGTGATGGAGAGGGCCAAGAGGGAGGTGACGGAGATCCTGGAGGGCGAGGAGAAGCAGGCGCTGAAGCAGGCCGAGGGCATCCGGGTTCACCTGGAGCAGAGGTGCACGGACCTGAAGAAGACTCAGGCGCAGGTGGAGAAGATTTCCAAGAACAAGAACGATGTGGATTTCTTACAG GAGTATTCCGAGTGGAAGAAAGAAGCCCCTGACATCTCTTTGCCTGGGGTCTACATCGGCCTGATGGATCGTCTGAACTCCTTCAGCCGTGTGATCGTGGACTCCACACGGGAGCTCTGTGCCAAGCTCGTGTCCTCGTACATAGAAAAAGTTAAAGAGACCTGCAATAACG ACCATCTGGGAATAAAAACAACGGTTCATGCGATTATCTCATCGAAGGAGAACAAGTCGATTCCAGATCCAAAGAAACACGCCGACTTCCTCAAGT ACGCCGCCCATGTGAGTTTCGAAGCTGTCACCGCTCATAAGTTCCTCCGTCTGAcggaggagaacaggaaggTGACTAACACCACGCCCTGGCAGCATCCGTACCCCGACGCACCTGAGCGCTTCGAGAACTGGCGGCAGGTTCTGGCCACGGAGAGCTTCTATATGGGGCGCCACTACTTTGAGGTGGACATCAGCGGCGAGGGGACGCACGTGGGCCTGACCTACAAGAGCATCGACCGCAAGGGCAGCGAGAGCAACAGCTGCATCACGGGCAACAActtctcctggtgtctgcagTGGAACGCTAAAACCTTCTCCGCCTGGCACAGCGGCGTGGAAACCCCCCTCAACGTGGAGAAGTTCACTCGCATCGGCGTCTACGTTGACTACACGCGAGGCCTCCTGGCTTTCTACGGCGTGGAGGACACCATGACGCTCATCCACGAGTACAAGGCAGAGTTCCTGGAGCCTCTCTACCCGGCGTTCTGGTTGTCGAAGAAGGAGAACATCGTGGCCCTGGTGGCGCCTGGCGAACCGTTACGGCTCAAGAGCCCCTCTCCACCAACATCACCTCTAAACACATCCACAGTTTCATAA